The genomic DNA CTACGCTACAACTTCAAGCCCGATCGTCCGGCGGAAATCTTTATGGGGGATGGGGGAGCCTACTATTTAGGCTTCACCTTGGCTGGCATCAGTGTGATTGGTGTGGCAAAGACAGTGGCAACGATGGCAGTAGTTTTACCCTACCTCATTCTGGCTGTACCTCTATTTGATGCCTTAACAGTAATCTTGACACGGCTTTATAGAGGACAATCACCTTTTGTAGCCGATAAAAGGCACCTACACCATCGTTTGGTAGCTGCAGGAGTGTCCAAGCGCCATACGGTTTTGTTCATCTATGCCTTGACCCTTTGGGTTGGGAGTTTAGCCCTGGCTATTTCAGGGATGACGGCCGGGGGAACCTACGCTGCGATCGGGACAGGGATTATGGTCTATGCGGGCTGGCGTACCTGGCAGCGGATTCGCCGTAACAATAACGCTACCTAACGGTTCTGTAAAGTTCTACAAAAGTTAAACAATTGCTTAACCCTTCTTGGGTAACATGACTTAGCTGAGTTAGCTAGTAGGCAATGAGTCTACCGCTGTTCATAACTACTTTAGTGCTCCTCACCGTTTTAGTGTTGGCTGCTTCCTTGCCTAATCGGGTCTACGCTGGCAACGATCGGGTCTTTGTTATCATTACTCTCATCTTTTGCTTCCTTACTTTAGGAGCACTGGTGATGTTTATCAAAATCTAGCGGAAAATGTTAGGTTAAAATCTACCCAAACTAGGAGGTCAAGCCTTGCTCTTCACATCTGAATCCGTCACAGAAGGACATCCAGATAAAATCTGCGACCAAATTTCCGATGCGATCGTGGATGCCCTGCTGGCCCAAGACCCCCAATCCCGCGTGGCGGCAGAAGTGGTGGTAAATACGGGGTTAGTGTTAATTACAGGGGAAATTACCTCCAAGGCACAGGTAAATTATGTAGAGCTGGCGAGAAAGAAAATTGCCGAAATTGGTTACATCCATGCGGAAAACGGTTTTGCTGCCCATAGTTGCGCAGTCATGGTTGCCCTCGATGAGCAGTCCCCTGATATTGCTCAGGGAGTCGATCGGGCTTTAGAGGTGCGCCAGGGTAGCGAAGATGACCTACTAGAAGCGATCGGAGCCGGCGACCAGGGAATCATGTTCGGCTTTGCCTGTGATGAAACGCCGGAACTGATGCCGATGCCCATTGCTCTCGCCCACCGCATTGCCCGCCAACTCAGCTACTGTCGTAAATCGGGGCAGCTCCCCTACCTCCGTCCCGATGGCAAAACCCAAGTGACTGTCGTCTACGACCAGGGCAAAGTTGTAGGCATAGACACAATCCTAGTGTCCACCCAGCACGCCCCCGCCATCGACGGTATCACAGACAATACCAAGGTACAAGCCCGCATTCGCCAAGACGTGTGGGAACAAGTAGTAGAACCCGTCTTTGCTGACCTAGAAGTAAAACCTAGCTCCCACACCCGCTTTTTGGTCAACCCCACGGGCAAATTTGTCATCGGCGGACCCCAAGGGGACTCCGGTCTCACGGGGCGCAAAATCATTGTTGATACCTATGGCGGTTATGCTCGCCATGGCGGCGGTGCCTTCTCTGGCAAAGACCCCACCAAAGTTGACCGTTCCGCTGCCTATGCCTGTCGCTATGTTGCCAAGAACATTGTGAAAGCGGGACTTGCCCGCAAATGTGAATTACAAGTGAGTTATGCCATCGGTGTTGCCCGCCCTACCAGTCTCACGATCGAGACCTTCGGTACAGGCAAACTAGACGATGCCAAGCTCCTAGAGTTGGTCAAAGCGGAATTTGACCTCCGACCCGCTGCCATCATCAAGAACTTTGGTCTAACCGACCTGCCCAGCAAACGCCAGGGGCGCTTCTATCAAGATGTGGCTGCCTATGGTCACTTTGGCAGAACTGACCTAGACCTACCCTGGGAAAAAACCGATCGGGCTGCCAGCCTAGCCAGTTCTTAAGAAGTTAAGAGGATTGAGCTACTCCTACTTTTTCTGCCGAACAGCGCAGACTGGGAAATAGGAAGTGGTTCTCCTCTACATACTGGGCACCAAACAAGCCCTTCTCTGCCCAAAAATAACGATCGGTGGTGTGTTCATTGCGACGCACCAGCAACAGAGCAGGGGGGACAATGTTAAAGGCTTGAATGAACTTGCGCGCAGCCGTTACGGGTTTATCATCACCACTGTCGAGGCAAAATTGAGGTACATTCTCCAGAATCTTTCTCCCTTCTTGGCGACGCTTACTTTTGCGCTTACGTCTTCTTGCCAACTTACTACCTCCTCGTCACAGCAATTTGGAATCACACCCCTTAATTATTACGCCAAAAGAGGGATATTTCAACTTTTCTTTACAAATTTTCGCCACTACAGTCTGCCTAAAGCAATGCGAGCTTTTTCCGTCTCCTGTAAAGCCCTCGTCCACAGCAGGCGCAACACCCGCTTTTGTTCCACCGCGGGGATGTATTCCACGGTTTCCCGCAGGGAGACATGGACACGGGTATTGACCCAGGGTTGGGGGAATTTGACAGCAATTTCGGCGGGGGAGGCAATTTTCTCTGCCATACGTGGCTTGGCATAGAGGCGCAGCACAGCCGCTACTGCGGGGCGATTTTCATCACAGAGGAAGTCATCAGGTTTGAGATAGCAGGTCTGCCAGAAATCATAGGCAAGAGTGTGGGCAGCTAGGGCATTTTGCAAAGGGGGAATACCAACTGCACTAGGGTCAAGGAGAGCAGTCCCGATCGCTGCCCGCGCTTTCTGCAGGGCTAACCCGTATTCAAATAGGGAAAATTCTGTTTCCAGTAGCTTGTTGAGGGCTTCCATGGCATCTAAGGCTTCTAGGTCAGCCGTTGTCAGAATGGGAGTTGTCGGCAGGTACTGGGGCAGTTGAAACTTACCCTGTAATTGCTGGGACAGGGGTGCCGTCTGGGGCTTGCCTTGGGTCTGATACTCTAAAGGCGCTGCTATCACCCCATAACTAAGCAATAAGCAGCTCAAACCGCAACCTAACCACCGATTACCCATACTCAATCCTCACAACTCCTACTAGAAGCATACTCCCATCCCTCCAATTCCCTGACAAGGAGTTAACTGTTCCCTTGTACCAGATATTGACAGAAAAAGCCTGATTCTTGAATTCAGACTATTTTAGTCGGGATTACTTGGGGGGTAGTTGTAGTTGTGGTAAACTGAGGCTTGACCTTGATAGAAATAGCCATGACTGCGACCCTAACCCGTACAGAGAAGACCTTTAGCTTGCTCCGCTGTAAGGAGTGTGGTGCTACCTATCAACCCAAAGCAATGCATGTGTGCGAAAAGTGTTTTGGTCCTTTGGAGGTGGTTTACAACTATGAGGCGATCGGGGCGAGGGTAACGCGGTCTGGCATTGAGGCAGGGCCCCATTCGATTTGGCGGTATCGGGATTTCCTGCCAGTGGAGACGGAGGATTATATTGACGTGGGGACGGGCATGACTCCCCTGCTGCGGGCATCACGGTTGGCGAAAAGGCTAGGGCTAAAGCGTCTTTACATCAAGAACGATGCGGTGAATATGCCGACTTTGAGCTTTAAGGATAGGGTTGTCTCAGTAGCCCTGAGTCGGGCACGAGAGTTGGGCTTTACTACCGTGGCTTGTGCCAGTACCGGCAATTTAGCTAATTCGACAGCAGCGATCGCTGCCCATGCGGGGTTGGACTGTTGTGTATTTATTCCTGCCGATTTAGAAGCGGGTAAGATTTTAGGTACGGTGGTCTATGCCCCCAAGGTGTTTGCTGTGCACGGCAACTATGACCAGGTGAATCGCCTTTGCTCGGAGGTGGCAAATACCTATGGTTGGGGCTTTGTCAACATCAATCTCCGCCCCTATTACTCGGAAGGTTCCAAGACCCTGGGGTTTGAGGTGGTAGAGCAGTTGGGATGGGAATTACCCGATCGGATTGTGGCTCCTCTGGCTTCAGGTTCTCTCTTTACCAAGATTTACAAAGGCTTCCAAGAATTTATCAAGGTGGGGCTGGTAGGGGAGAAAGCCGTGAGATTTAGTGGGGCACAGGCAGAAGGATGTTCCCCTATTGCCCAGGCATTTAAGGAAGGGCGGGACTTTATTGCCCCGGTTAAACCCAAGACCATTGCTAAGAGTATTGCCATTGGCAATCCGGCGGATGGTATCTATGCCCTAGAAGTTGCCCGCCAGACGGGAGGGGAAATTGAGTCAGTCACTGATGGGGAGATTGTAGAAGCCATCAAGCTCCTAGCGGAAACAGAGGGTATTTTTACGGAAACCGCAGGGGGTACCACAGTTGCTGTCCTGAAAAAGTTAGTGGAACTGGGCAAGATTGAACCAGAGGAAACAACAGTTGTTTACATCACGGGCAATGGTTTGAAAACCCAGGAGGCGGTACAGGGTTATGTGGGCGAGCCTTTCCAAATTGAAGCTAAGTTGGACAGCTTCGTACGCGCCTACGAACGTTCCCAGACCCTCGATCGCCTGGAGTGGCAAACTGCTCTGGTCTAAACCGCTGGTAGGGGTTAGACTAGAAGAAAACCTAAAGAAATTATGAAGCCCATCACTCTCCTTGGTTCGACGGGGTCGATCGGCACCCAGACCCTTGACATAGTGGCGCAATATCCCGATCGGTTTTCTATAGTGGGGTTAGCGGCGGGTAGCAATGTAGAGTTACTAGCCCATCAGGTACGGCGTTTCCAGCCAGAAATAGTGGGGATTGCCAGGGAAGAGAAACTGGAGGAGTTGCGGGAGGCACTCACAGGGGTTGACCCCATGCCGATTGTGGTAGCAGGGGGGGAGGGTTTACAAGTGGTAGCCAGCTATGGGGCGGCGGAAACAGTAGTTACAGGTATAGTGGGTTGTGCGGGATTGTTGCCCACGATCGCTGCCATCAAAGCAGGGAAAAACATAGCCCTGGCTAACAAGGAGACTCTGATTGCTGGTGGTCCAGTCATCAATCCCCTAGTGGCAGAGTATGGCGTTAAGTTACTGCCGGCTGATTCCGAACATTCAGCCATCTTTCAATGCCTCCAGGGAGTGCCGGCGGGGGGGCTAGCCAGAATTATTCTCACTGCTTCCGGGGGAGCCTTTAGGGATTTGCCCGTGGAAGCCCTAGCCCATGTCACTGTCGCCGATGCCCTCAAACATCCCAACTGGAGTATGGGCAAAAAAATCACGATCGATTCTGCCACCCTGATGAACAAGGGGTTAGAGGTAATTGAGGCTCACTACCTATTTGGCTTAGACTATGACCACATCGAGATTGTTATCCATCCCCAGAGCATTATCCATTCTTTGATTGAATTGCAGGACACTTCTGTGCTAGCCCAGCTAGGTTTGCCGGATATGCGGTTGCCCTTGTTGTATGCCCTGTCCTATCCCGATCGGGTGACCACTAACTGGGAACGCTTAGACCTGGTCAAATGTGCTAGTTTGACATTCCGTGCCCCTGACCATCGCAAATATCCCTGCATGGAATTAGCTTACAACGCAGGCAGAATCGGCGGGACAATGACCGCAGTACTAAACGCAGCTAATGAAGAGGCGGTTTCTCTCTTCCTGAGTGGCAGAATTGCTTTTATGGACATTCCCAAACTGATTGAAGCTACCTGCCAAGCCCATAGCTGTATCTCCCAACCCAGACTAGAGGACATCCTAGAAGCCGATCGGTGGGCGCGCAACTTTGTGCAAGCTCAACTACTGAGGGTGTAAGGAAACTGGTAGCGGCAATTTCCGTCTAAAATAGTGCTCAGGAAGTCGTGGGCTATGAGAAAGTTACTAGCGATCGGTCTATTAACCACTACTTTGTCTTTGGGAATTCCTCCCCATACTTTTGCCTTTACCAACGACGAACAAATTACAATCAATGTCTACAAATTAGCTGCGCCAGCAGTAGTGACACTAAGGGGAGGTGGTAGCACAGGTTCAGGCAGTTTCATTAGCGCTGATGGGTTGATACTCACCAACGAACATGTAGTTGGCAGAGCTAGTCAGGTAGAAGTTCGTACCCAGGATGGACGTAGATTCATCGGCGATGTAATTGCCACCGATCGGCGTAACGACCTTGCCCTAGTGCGTGTGCGCAGTAATGAGCGCTTTCCCTTTCTCCGCTTAGCAGATTCCAGTGGTATTCAGGTGGGGCAGCGGGTATTTGCCATTGGTGCTCCCTTTGGCTTAGCAGGCACGTTGACAACAGGGATTTTGAGCCGCATTGCCCCTAATGGCGATTTACAGACCGATGCCGCGATCAATCCTGGGAATTCCGGTGGACCGCTCCTTAATTCCAAGGGGGAACTGATTGGGATTAACAAAGCCATTGTCGGCAATGGTCAGGGGATAGGTTTTGCCACTAGCGCGATTGCTGCCCGCAATTTCATCCATCAAACGGCTAACCGTCCCACTCCCCCACCAGAAAGCAGAGGGCAAAGATTAGGGGTAACGATCGATA from Pseudanabaenaceae cyanobacterium SKYG29 includes the following:
- the thrC gene encoding threonine synthase, translating into MTATLTRTEKTFSLLRCKECGATYQPKAMHVCEKCFGPLEVVYNYEAIGARVTRSGIEAGPHSIWRYRDFLPVETEDYIDVGTGMTPLLRASRLAKRLGLKRLYIKNDAVNMPTLSFKDRVVSVALSRARELGFTTVACASTGNLANSTAAIAAHAGLDCCVFIPADLEAGKILGTVVYAPKVFAVHGNYDQVNRLCSEVANTYGWGFVNINLRPYYSEGSKTLGFEVVEQLGWELPDRIVAPLASGSLFTKIYKGFQEFIKVGLVGEKAVRFSGAQAEGCSPIAQAFKEGRDFIAPVKPKTIAKSIAIGNPADGIYALEVARQTGGEIESVTDGEIVEAIKLLAETEGIFTETAGGTTVAVLKKLVELGKIEPEETTVVYITGNGLKTQEAVQGYVGEPFQIEAKLDSFVRAYERSQTLDRLEWQTALV
- a CDS encoding DUF3155 domain-containing protein yields the protein MARRRKRKSKRRQEGRKILENVPQFCLDSGDDKPVTAARKFIQAFNIVPPALLLVRRNEHTTDRYFWAEKGLFGAQYVEENHFLFPSLRCSAEKVGVAQSS
- the metK gene encoding methionine adenosyltransferase; the encoded protein is MLFTSESVTEGHPDKICDQISDAIVDALLAQDPQSRVAAEVVVNTGLVLITGEITSKAQVNYVELARKKIAEIGYIHAENGFAAHSCAVMVALDEQSPDIAQGVDRALEVRQGSEDDLLEAIGAGDQGIMFGFACDETPELMPMPIALAHRIARQLSYCRKSGQLPYLRPDGKTQVTVVYDQGKVVGIDTILVSTQHAPAIDGITDNTKVQARIRQDVWEQVVEPVFADLEVKPSSHTRFLVNPTGKFVIGGPQGDSGLTGRKIIVDTYGGYARHGGGAFSGKDPTKVDRSAAYACRYVAKNIVKAGLARKCELQVSYAIGVARPTSLTIETFGTGKLDDAKLLELVKAEFDLRPAAIIKNFGLTDLPSKRQGRFYQDVAAYGHFGRTDLDLPWEKTDRAASLASS
- a CDS encoding 1-deoxy-D-xylulose-5-phosphate reductoisomerase, whose protein sequence is MKPITLLGSTGSIGTQTLDIVAQYPDRFSIVGLAAGSNVELLAHQVRRFQPEIVGIAREEKLEELREALTGVDPMPIVVAGGEGLQVVASYGAAETVVTGIVGCAGLLPTIAAIKAGKNIALANKETLIAGGPVINPLVAEYGVKLLPADSEHSAIFQCLQGVPAGGLARIILTASGGAFRDLPVEALAHVTVADALKHPNWSMGKKITIDSATLMNKGLEVIEAHYLFGLDYDHIEIVIHPQSIIHSLIELQDTSVLAQLGLPDMRLPLLYALSYPDRVTTNWERLDLVKCASLTFRAPDHRKYPCMELAYNAGRIGGTMTAVLNAANEEAVSLFLSGRIAFMDIPKLIEATCQAHSCISQPRLEDILEADRWARNFVQAQLLRV
- a CDS encoding trypsin-like peptidase domain-containing protein; its protein translation is MRKLLAIGLLTTTLSLGIPPHTFAFTNDEQITINVYKLAAPAVVTLRGGGSTGSGSFISADGLILTNEHVVGRASQVEVRTQDGRRFIGDVIATDRRNDLALVRVRSNERFPFLRLADSSGIQVGQRVFAIGAPFGLAGTLTTGILSRIAPNGDLQTDAAINPGNSGGPLLNSKGELIGINKAIVGNGQGIGFATSAIAARNFIHQTANRPTPPPESRGQRLGVTIDTQTFTIQEINPNSIASRVGLRPGDRILAINNQPLRDVQELLAVLDQNPKILVLTIARERRIGKILIEF